A region from the Cervus elaphus chromosome 10, mCerEla1.1, whole genome shotgun sequence genome encodes:
- the LOC122701648 gene encoding apoptosis-associated speck-like protein containing a CARD, protein MGCTRDAILDALENLTADEFKKFKMKLLSVPLREGFGRIPRGTLLPLDAVDLTDKLVSYYLEAYGAELTALVLRDMGMQEVAEQLQEAMSKGPRNVPAEVRAPLQKTAKPGLHFVDQHRAALIARVTVVDGVLDALYGKILTEDQYQAVRAERTSSDKMRKLFSFAPAWNLACKDLLLQALRDNHPYLVDDLEQS, encoded by the exons ATGGGGTGCACGCGCGATGCCATCCTGGATGCGCTAGAGAACCTGACCGCAGACGAGTTCAAAAAGTTCAAGATGAAGCTGCTTTCAGTGCCGCTGCGGGAAGGCTTTGGACGCATCCCCCGGGGGACCCTGCTGCCCCTGGACGCCGTGGACCTCACCGACAAGCTCGTCAGTTACTACCTGGAGGCTTACGGCGCCGAACTTACGGCGCTTGTGCTTCGCGACATGGGCATGCAGGAGGTGGCAGAGCAGCTGCAGGAGGCCATGAGCAAGG GCCCTAGAAACGTGCCAGCTGAGGTCAGGGCCCCTCTCCAGAAGACAGCCAAGCCAG GACTACACTTTGTGGACCAGCATCGGGCAGCCCTCATTGCACGGGTCACAGTTGTGGATGGGGTGCTGGATGCCCTGTACGGGAAGATCCTGACAGAGGATCAGTACCAGGCAGTGCGGGCGGAGCGCACCAGTTCGGACAAGATGAGGAAGCTCTTCAGCTTTGCTCCAGCCTGGAACCTGGCCTGCAAGGATCTGCTCCTCCAGGCCCTGAGGGACAACCACCCCTACCTGGTGGACGACCTGGAGCAGAGCTAA
- the TRIM72 gene encoding tripartite motif-containing protein 72: protein MSAAPGLLHQELSCPLCLQLFDAPVTAECGHSFCRACLSRVAGEPAADGTVLCPSCQAPTRPQALSTNLQLARLVEGLAQVPQGHCEEHLDPLSIYCEQDRALVCGVCASLGSHRGHRLLPAAEAHARLKTQLPQQKMQLQEACMRKEKSVALLEHQLLEVEETVRQFRGAVGEQLGKMRLFLAALEGSLDREAERVRGEAGVALRRELGSLNSYLEQLRQMEKVLEEVADKPQTEFLMKYCLVTSRLQKILAESPPPARLDIQLPIISDDFKFQVWRKMFRALMPALQELTFDPSTAHPSLVLSNSGRRVECSEQKAPPAGEDPRQFDKAVAVVTHQLLSEGEHYWEVEVGDKPRWALGVIGAQAGRRGRLHAVPSQGLWLLGLRDGKILEAHVEAKEPRALRTPERRPTRIGIYLSFGDGVLSFYDASDPDALELLFAFHERLPGPVYPFFDVCWHDKGKNAQPLLLVGPDVGGGGSGGGSGGGSEA from the exons ATGTCGGCCGCGCCCGGCCTCCTGCACCAGGAGCTGTCCTGCCCGCTATGTCTGCAGCTGTTCGACGCGCCCGTGACGGCCGAGTGCGGCCACAGCTTCTGTCGCGCCTGCCTGAGCCGCGTGGCCGGAGAGCCGGCGGCGGACGGCACGGTGCTCTGCCCGAGCTGCCAGGCCCCCACGCGGCCGCAGGCGCTCAGCACCAACCTGCAGCTGGCGCGCCTGGTGGAGGGGCTGGCGCAGGTGCCGCAGGGCCACTGCGAGGAGCACCTGGACCCGCTGAGCATCTACTGCGAGCAGGACCGCGCGCTCGTGTGCGGCGTGTGCGCCTCGCTCGGCTCTCACCGCGGCCACCGCCTGCTGCCGGCCGCCGAAGCCCACGCGCGCCTCAAG aCGCAGCTCCCACAGCAGAAGATGCAGCTGCAGGAGGCATGTATGCGGAAGGAGAAGAGCGTGGCCCTGCTGGAGCATCAGCTGCTGGAAGTGGAG gagACAGTGCGTCAGTTCCGGGGGGCAGTGGGGGAACAGCTGGGCAAGATGCGTTTGTTCctggctgccctggagggctccTTGGACCGTGAAGCTGAGCGAGTGCGGGGTGAGGCGGGGGTCGCCTTGCGGCGGGAGCTGGGGAGCCTGAACTCTTACCTGGAGCAGCTGCGGCAGATGGAGAAGGTGCTGGAGGAGGTGGCAGACAAGCCACAGACAGAATTCCTCATG aaATACTGCCTGGTGACCAGCAG gctgcaGAAGATCCTGGCAGAGTCACCACCACCGGCCCGTCTGGACATCCAGCTGCCCATCATCTCAGATGACTTCAAATTCCAGGTGTGGAGGAAGATGTTCCGGGCTCTGATGCCAG CGCTGCAGGAGCTGACCTTTGACCCGAGCACGGCCCACCCGAGCCTGGTGCTGTCCAACTCGGGCCGCCGCGTGGAGTGCTCGGAGCAGAAGGCGCCGCCGGCCGGAGAGGACCCTCGCCAGTTCGACAAGGCGGTGGCGGTGGTGACGCACCAGCTGCTCTCCGAGGGCGAGCACTactgggaggtggaggtgggcGACAAGCCTCGCTGGGCGCTGGGCGTGATCGGCGCTCAGGCCGGTCGCCGCGGCcggctgcacgcggtgccctcgcaggggctctggctgctcGGGCTGCGCGACGGCAAGATCCTGGAGGCTCACGTCGAAGCCAAGGAGCCGCGCGCGCTGCGCACCCCGGAGAGGCGGCCCACGCGCATCGGGATCTACCTGAGCTTCGGCGACGGCGTCCTCTCCTTCTACGACGCCAGCGACCCCGACGCGCTGGAGCTGCTCTTCGCCTTCCACGAGCGCCTGCCGGGGCCCGTGTACCCCTTCTTCGACGTGTGTTGGCATGACAAGGGCAAAAATGCGCAGCCGCTGCTGCTCGTGGGGCCAGACGTCGGCGGCGgtggcagcggcggcggcagcggcggcggctcGGAGGCTTAA